One part of the Streptomyces lydicus genome encodes these proteins:
- a CDS encoding iron-containing alcohol dehydrogenase family protein, giving the protein MPVLTRLIPSPVVVDINAGALDDLAGLLADQRISASGKLAIAISGGSGARLRERLSPALPGAEWYEVGGGTLDEAIKLADAMKKGHYDAVVGLGGGKIIDCAKFAAARIGLPLVAVATNLSHDGLCSPVATLDNDAGRGSYGVPNPIAVVIDLDIIREAPVRFVRSGIGDAISNISAVADWELSHRETGEAIDGLAAAMARQAGEAVLRHPGGVGDDNFLQVLAEGLVLTGISMSVAGDSRPASGACHEINHALDILFPKRAASHGEQCGLAAAFATHLRGDKETRDLMVEVLRRHGLPVTPGEIGFTDEEFVQAVEYAPKTRPGRYTILEHLDLSTDQIRDAYADYAQAVSS; this is encoded by the coding sequence ATGCCAGTACTGACCCGCCTCATTCCGTCCCCGGTCGTCGTCGACATCAACGCCGGCGCCCTGGACGACCTGGCGGGCCTGCTGGCCGATCAGCGCATCTCCGCGTCCGGCAAGCTCGCCATCGCGATCAGCGGCGGCTCGGGGGCGCGGCTGCGCGAGCGGCTGTCCCCCGCGCTGCCCGGCGCCGAGTGGTACGAGGTCGGCGGCGGCACGCTGGATGAAGCGATCAAGCTCGCCGACGCCATGAAGAAGGGGCACTACGACGCGGTCGTGGGCCTCGGTGGCGGCAAGATCATCGACTGCGCCAAGTTCGCCGCCGCGCGGATCGGCCTGCCGCTGGTCGCCGTCGCGACGAACCTCTCGCACGACGGCCTGTGCTCGCCGGTCGCCACGCTGGACAACGACGCGGGCCGCGGCTCCTACGGTGTGCCGAACCCGATCGCCGTGGTGATCGACCTCGACATCATCCGTGAGGCCCCGGTCCGGTTCGTCCGCTCCGGTATCGGCGACGCGATCTCCAACATCTCCGCGGTCGCGGACTGGGAGCTCTCGCACCGCGAGACCGGCGAGGCGATCGACGGGCTGGCCGCCGCCATGGCGCGCCAGGCCGGCGAGGCCGTGCTGCGGCACCCCGGAGGGGTCGGCGACGACAACTTCCTCCAGGTGCTCGCCGAGGGCCTGGTCCTCACCGGCATCTCGATGTCGGTGGCCGGCGACAGCCGTCCGGCGTCCGGCGCCTGCCACGAGATCAACCACGCGCTCGACATCCTCTTCCCCAAGCGCGCCGCGAGCCACGGCGAGCAGTGCGGCCTCGCCGCCGCCTTCGCCACGCATCTGCGCGGGGACAAGGAGACCCGGGACCTGATGGTCGAGGTGTTGCGCCGGCACGGGCTGCCGGTCACGCCGGGTGAGATCGGCTTCACGGACGAGGAATTCGTCCAGGCCGTCGAGTACGCACCCAAGACCCGCCCCGGGCGCTACACCATCCTGGAGCACCTCGACCTGTCCACCGACCAGATCAGGGACGCTTACGCCGACTATGCACAAGCCGTCA